The following proteins come from a genomic window of Anguilla rostrata isolate EN2019 chromosome 17, ASM1855537v3, whole genome shotgun sequence:
- the LOC135243105 gene encoding C-Jun-amino-terminal kinase-interacting protein 3-like isoform X6, protein MMELQIDEVVYQDDYGSVSVMSERVSGLANSIYREFERLIRSYDEEVVKELMPLVVNVLENLDSVLTENQEHEVELELLKEDNEQLITQYEREKALRKQAEEKFIEFEDVLEAEKKDLQTHVENLELQGKQLELKTKNYADQVTRLEERESEMKKEYNALHQRHTEMIQTYMEHIERSKMQQAGSNSQSEATGCGRTQRHGWRKSKTDRPPSLSFFPNMDGMEDGSESGQSSAAATPSSAGTTPTSSVPSASVTPLNEAFHPVAEPGAARRGNKRKNGKRLSRNMEVQVSQETRNVSIGMGSSDEWSEIPDITPEAEMYMDPRVYGGGNSPSHGIINEAFGINTDSLYHEIKDAKSDIIGDVDAGAELLGMGKEVENLLTENKQLLETKNALNVVKNDLIAEVDKLSSEMKFLSEELETVKQSKNKVDTKVKELEEELKRLKAEALGASLDSREEGGEDYSSPLQDDVPITQRRRFTRVEMARVLMERNQYKERLMELQEAVRWTEMIRASRESPQNQEKKKSTIWQFFSRLFNASSSPPPVKRPYTSVNIHYKSPSPAGFSQRRSYTMCQISASNGKLEFFPEDDSALSVRREQRREQYRQVREHVRREDGLMQACGWSIPPRFKQGGSLLELTQDGSMRRHQIGPNDKEDNRMKNVPVPVYCRPLVEKEPNRKLWCAAGVDLTGWKTATQDSLPSEAAKTSSNGTDPLTGEEDGEESKSNHSSPEKKKQKEQQELDSMSSRVWILTSTYSASKVVIIDANQPGSLVDQFNVCNAHVLCISSVPAASESDYPAGEIFLEPGDGSSEDPGGVEGMLAGITLVGCATNCSVVRSNCSSRTDTPVGDRSQGHAAPLLGGKVNAAAQSAEEATEATEVSEPAPSEEEASAPPGPFTEHVFTDPQHLPAGAPADREAGQPKEEANPAAPEAEDRGEESGAASSTAPTMWLGAQNGWLYVHSAVSNWRKCLHSIKLKDSVLSLVHVKGRVLVALADGTLAIFHRSEDGQWDLSNYHLMDLGRPHHSIRCMAVVHDKVWCGYKNKVHVIQPKTMQIEKSFDAHPRKESQVRQLAWIGDGVWVSIRLDSTLRLYHALTHQHLQDVDIEPYVSKMLGTGKLGFSFVRITALLIGGNRLWVGTGNGVVISIPLTETVVLHRGQLLGLRANKVSPTSSGGVIHVYANDSAEKTSGSFIPYCSMAQAQLCFHGHRDAVKFFVSVPGNVLATLNGSVLDSPSENAGSTAPPDAEAQTVNNVLVLSGGEGYIDFRIGDGEDDETEEGSGDASQIKPVLSKAERSHIIVWQVSYVPE, encoded by the exons ATGATGGAGCTACAGATTGACGAGGTGGTGTATCAGGACGACTACGGCTCCGTTTCTGTGATGTCGGAGCGCGTGTCGGGCCTGGCGAACAGCATCTACCGGGAGTTCGAGCGCTTGATTCGCAGCTACGATGAGGAGGTGGTTAAGGAGCTGATGCCTCTGGTTGTGAATGTGCTGGAGAATTTGGACTCGGTGCTCACGGAGAACCAGGAGCACGAGGTGGAGCTCGAGCTGCTCAAGGAGGACAACGAGCAGCTGATCACCCAATACGAGCGCGAGAAGGCGCTGCGCAAACAAGCAGAGGAG AAGTTCATTGAATTTGAGGATGTGCTGGAGGCTGAGAAGAAGGATCTGCAGACTCATGTTGAGAATCTGGAGCTGCAGGGGAAACAGCTGGAGCTGAAGACCAAGAACTATGCCGACCAGG TCACCAGATTGGAGGAGCGAGAGTCCGAAATGAAGAAAGAGTACAATGCTCTTCATCAGCGGCACACAGAG ATGATTCAGACGTACATGGAGCACATCGAAAGGTCCAAGATGCAACAGGCCGGGAGCAACAGCCAATCGGAGGCCACCGGGTGTGGACGAAC TCAACGCCATGGCTGGAGGAAAAG TAAGACAGACCGCCCCCCTTCGCTGAGCTTCTTCCCCAACATGGACGGGATG GAGGACGGGTCCGAATCGGGGCAGTCCTCAGCGGCGGCCACGCCCAGCAGCGCGGGCACCACGCCCACCTCGTCCGTGCCCTCGGCCTCCGTCACGCCCCTCAACGAGGCCTTCCACCCCGTGGCCGAGCCCGGCGCGGCCCGCCGGGGCAACAAGAGGAAGAACGGCAAGCGCCTGAGCAGGAACATGGAGGTGCAGGTCTCCCAGGAAACGAGGAACGTCAGCATCG GGATGGGCAGCAGTGATGAATGGTCTGAGATCCCAGACATCACCCCAGAGGCGGAGATGTACATGGACCCGCGTGTCTACGGCGGGGGAAACAG CCCATCACATGGAATCATCAATGAAGCGTTTGGCATCAACACGGACTCTTTGTACCATGAAATCAAGGACGCCAAGTCAGACATCATAGGAGACGTGGACGCAGGGGCCGAGTTGCTTG GAATGGGGAAGGAAGTAGAAAACCTGCTGAcggaaaacaaacagctcctGGAGACCAA aaatgctCTGAACGTTGTGAAGAATGACCTGATAGCAGAAGTGGACAAGCTGTCGAGTGAGATGAAATTCCTGAGCGAAGAGCTGGAGACCGTGAAGCAGTCCAAAAACAAGGTGGACACAAAAGTTAAGGAGCTGGAAGAGGAGCTCAAAAG GCTGAAGGCGGAGGCCCTGGGAGCGTCTCTGGACTCCAGGGAGGAAGGAGGCGAGGAT TACTCGTCGCCGCTGCAGGACGACGTGCCGATCACGCAGAGGAGGCGCTTCACGCGGGTGGAGATGGCGCGCGTGCTGATGGAGAGGAACCAGTACAAGGAGCGGCTGATGGAGCTGCAGGAGGCCGTGCGCTGGACCGAGATGATCCG GGCTTCCAGGGAAAGCCCGCAAAATCAGGAGAAGAAGAAATCCACCATCTGGCAGTT TTTCTCCCGGCTCTTCAATGCGTCCTCCAGCCCCCCGCCGGTCAAACGGCCCTACACCAGCGTCAACATCCACTACAAGTCCCCGTCTCCGGCCGGCTTCTCCCAGCGCCGCAGCTACACCATGTGCCAGATCTCCGCCTCCAACGGCAAGCTGGAGTTCTTCCCCGAGGA CGACAGCGCGCTGTCCGTCCGGCGGGAGCAGCGGCGGGAGCAGTACCGCCAGGTCCGCGAGCACGTGCGCCGCGAGGACGGGCTCATGCAGGCCTGCGGCTGGAGCATCCCGCCCCGCTTCAAACAG GGAGGCTCTCTGCTGGAGCTCACGCAGGACGGGTCCATGAGGAGGCACCAG ATCGGTCCAAATGACAAAGAGGACAACCGCATGAAGAATGTCCCTGTTCCCGTTTACtgtcgccccctggtggagaagGAGCCGAACAGGAAG CTGTGGTGTGCAGCAGGGGTGGACTTGACCGGGTGGAAGACGGCCACGCAGGACAGCCTGCCCAGCGAAGCGGCGAAAACCTCATCCAACGGCACGGACCCTCTGACTGGAGAGGAGGATGGAGAGGAGAGCAAGAGCAATCACAGCTCCCCtgagaagaaaaaa cagaaggagcagcaggagctggaCTCCATGAGCAGCAGGGTGTGGATCCTCACCAGCACCTACTCGGCCAGCAAGGTGGTCATCATCGACGCCAACCAGCCTGGCTCGCTGGTTGACCAGTTCAACGTCTGCAATGCCCACGTGCTCTGCATCTCCAGTGTGCCCG CGGCCAGTGAGAGCGACTACCCGGCGGGGGAGATATTCCTGGAGCCGGGAGATGGGAGCTCGGAGGACCccgggggggtggagggcatGCTGGCGGGCATCACGCTGGTGGGCTGCGCCACCAACTGCAGCGTGGTCCGCAGCAACTGCTCGTCCCGAACGGACACGCCCGTGGGGGACAGGAGCCAGG GTCACGCGGCCCCTCTCCTCGGCGGGAAGGTGAACGCGGCGGCCCAGTCAGCCGAGGAGGCCACCGAGGCCACGGAGGTGTCGGAGCCGGCGCCCAGCGAGGAGGAGGCGtccgccccccccgggccctTCACCGAGCACGTCTTCACCGACCCCCAGCACCTCCCCGCGGGGGCGCCTGCGGACAG GGAGGCCGGACAGCCGAAGGAGGAGGCGAACCCCGCGGCCCCGGAAGCGGAGGACAGGGGGGAGGAGTCTGGAGCTGCCAGCAGCACGGCCCCCACCATGTGGCTGGGAGCCCAGAATGGCTG GCTGTATGTTCACTCTGCTGTTTCCAACTGGAGGAAGTGTCTGCATTCAATCAAACTGAAGGACTCTGTGCTCAGCCTTGT GCATGTGAAAGGGAGGGTCCTGGTGGCCTTGGCAGACGGCACACTGGCCATCTTTCACAGATCTGAAG ACGGGCAGTGGGATCTGAGTAACTACCACCTGATGGATCTGGGGCGACCCCACCACTCCATCCGCTGCATGGCGGTGGTGCACGACAAGGTGTGGTGCGGCTACAAGAACAAGGTGCACGTCATCCAGCCCAAGACCATGCAGATCGAG aaATCATTCGATGCGCACCCCCGGAAGGAGAGCCAGGTGCGTCAGCTGGCGTGGATCGGGGACGGCGTGTGGGTGTCCATCCGGCTGGACTCCACGCTCCGCCTCTACCACGCCCTCACCCACCAGCACCTGCAGGACGTGGACATCGAGCCCTACGTCAGCAAGATGCTCG GTACCGGAAAGCTGGGCTTCTCATTTGTGCGCATCACAGCGCTCCTGATTGGAGGAAACCGCCTGTGGGTGGGGACAGGGAACGGCGTGGTAATCTCCATCCCACTGACAGAGA CCGTAGTCCTGCATCGGGGACAGCTCCTGGGTTTGAGGG CCAATAAGGTTTCCCCGACCTCGTCAGGGGGCGTGATCCACGTGTACGCCAACGACAGCGCAGAGAAGACCAGCGGCAGCTTCATCCCCTACTGCTCCATGGCCCAAGCCCAGCTCTGTTTCCACGGCCACCGCGACGCTGTCAAGTTCTTTGTTTCTGTGCCAG
- the LOC135243105 gene encoding C-Jun-amino-terminal kinase-interacting protein 3-like isoform X1, whose product MMELQIDEVVYQDDYGSVSVMSERVSGLANSIYREFERLIRSYDEEVVKELMPLVVNVLENLDSVLTENQEHEVELELLKEDNEQLITQYEREKALRKQAEEKFIEFEDVLEAEKKDLQTHVENLELQGKQLELKTKNYADQVTRLEERESEMKKEYNALHQRHTEMIQTYMEHIERSKMQQAGSNSQSEATGCGRTQRHGWRKSGGSDARPSARALASSKTDRPPSLSFFPNMDGMEDGSESGQSSAAATPSSAGTTPTSSVPSASVTPLNEAFHPVAEPGAARRGNKRKNGKRLSRNMEVQVSQETRNVSIGMGSSDEWSEIPDITPEAEMYMDPRVYGGGNSPSHGIINEAFGINTDSLYHEIKDAKSDIIGDVDAGAELLGMGKEVENLLTENKQLLETKNALNVVKNDLIAEVDKLSSEMKFLSEELETVKQSKNKVDTKVKELEEELKRLKAEALGASLDSREEGGEDYSSPLQDDVPITQRRRFTRVEMARVLMERNQYKERLMELQEAVRWTEMIRASRESPQNQEKKKSTIWQFFSRLFNASSSPPPVKRPYTSVNIHYKSPSPAGFSQRRSYTMCQISASNGKLEFFPEDDSALSVRREQRREQYRQVREHVRREDGLMQACGWSIPPRFKQGGSLLELTQDGSMRRHQIGPNDKEDNRMKNVPVPVYCRPLVEKEPNRKLWCAAGVDLTGWKTATQDSLPSEAAKTSSNGTDPLTGEEDGEESKSNHSSPEKKKQKEQQELDSMSSRVWILTSTYSASKVVIIDANQPGSLVDQFNVCNAHVLCISSVPAASESDYPAGEIFLEPGDGSSEDPGGVEGMLAGITLVGCATNCSVVRSNCSSRTDTPVGDRSQGHAAPLLGGKVNAAAQSAEEATEATEVSEPAPSEEEASAPPGPFTEHVFTDPQHLPAGAPADREAGQPKEEANPAAPEAEDRGEESGAASSTAPTMWLGAQNGWLYVHSAVSNWRKCLHSIKLKDSVLSLVHVKGRVLVALADGTLAIFHRSEDGQWDLSNYHLMDLGRPHHSIRCMAVVHDKVWCGYKNKVHVIQPKTMQIEKSFDAHPRKESQVRQLAWIGDGVWVSIRLDSTLRLYHALTHQHLQDVDIEPYVSKMLGTGKLGFSFVRITALLIGGNRLWVGTGNGVVISIPLTETVVLHRGQLLGLRANKVSPTSSGGVIHVYANDSAEKTSGSFIPYCSMAQAQLCFHGHRDAVKFFVSVPGNVLATLNGSVLDSPSENAGSTAPPDAEAQTVNNVLVLSGGEGYIDFRIGDGEDDETEEGSGDASQIKPVLSKAERSHIIVWQVSYVPE is encoded by the exons ATGATGGAGCTACAGATTGACGAGGTGGTGTATCAGGACGACTACGGCTCCGTTTCTGTGATGTCGGAGCGCGTGTCGGGCCTGGCGAACAGCATCTACCGGGAGTTCGAGCGCTTGATTCGCAGCTACGATGAGGAGGTGGTTAAGGAGCTGATGCCTCTGGTTGTGAATGTGCTGGAGAATTTGGACTCGGTGCTCACGGAGAACCAGGAGCACGAGGTGGAGCTCGAGCTGCTCAAGGAGGACAACGAGCAGCTGATCACCCAATACGAGCGCGAGAAGGCGCTGCGCAAACAAGCAGAGGAG AAGTTCATTGAATTTGAGGATGTGCTGGAGGCTGAGAAGAAGGATCTGCAGACTCATGTTGAGAATCTGGAGCTGCAGGGGAAACAGCTGGAGCTGAAGACCAAGAACTATGCCGACCAGG TCACCAGATTGGAGGAGCGAGAGTCCGAAATGAAGAAAGAGTACAATGCTCTTCATCAGCGGCACACAGAG ATGATTCAGACGTACATGGAGCACATCGAAAGGTCCAAGATGCAACAGGCCGGGAGCAACAGCCAATCGGAGGCCACCGGGTGTGGACGAAC TCAACGCCATGGCTGGAGGAAAAG CGGGGGTTCCGACGCTCGACCGTCTGCCAGAGCTCTAGCCAG CAGTAAGACAGACCGCCCCCCTTCGCTGAGCTTCTTCCCCAACATGGACGGGATG GAGGACGGGTCCGAATCGGGGCAGTCCTCAGCGGCGGCCACGCCCAGCAGCGCGGGCACCACGCCCACCTCGTCCGTGCCCTCGGCCTCCGTCACGCCCCTCAACGAGGCCTTCCACCCCGTGGCCGAGCCCGGCGCGGCCCGCCGGGGCAACAAGAGGAAGAACGGCAAGCGCCTGAGCAGGAACATGGAGGTGCAGGTCTCCCAGGAAACGAGGAACGTCAGCATCG GGATGGGCAGCAGTGATGAATGGTCTGAGATCCCAGACATCACCCCAGAGGCGGAGATGTACATGGACCCGCGTGTCTACGGCGGGGGAAACAG CCCATCACATGGAATCATCAATGAAGCGTTTGGCATCAACACGGACTCTTTGTACCATGAAATCAAGGACGCCAAGTCAGACATCATAGGAGACGTGGACGCAGGGGCCGAGTTGCTTG GAATGGGGAAGGAAGTAGAAAACCTGCTGAcggaaaacaaacagctcctGGAGACCAA aaatgctCTGAACGTTGTGAAGAATGACCTGATAGCAGAAGTGGACAAGCTGTCGAGTGAGATGAAATTCCTGAGCGAAGAGCTGGAGACCGTGAAGCAGTCCAAAAACAAGGTGGACACAAAAGTTAAGGAGCTGGAAGAGGAGCTCAAAAG GCTGAAGGCGGAGGCCCTGGGAGCGTCTCTGGACTCCAGGGAGGAAGGAGGCGAGGAT TACTCGTCGCCGCTGCAGGACGACGTGCCGATCACGCAGAGGAGGCGCTTCACGCGGGTGGAGATGGCGCGCGTGCTGATGGAGAGGAACCAGTACAAGGAGCGGCTGATGGAGCTGCAGGAGGCCGTGCGCTGGACCGAGATGATCCG GGCTTCCAGGGAAAGCCCGCAAAATCAGGAGAAGAAGAAATCCACCATCTGGCAGTT TTTCTCCCGGCTCTTCAATGCGTCCTCCAGCCCCCCGCCGGTCAAACGGCCCTACACCAGCGTCAACATCCACTACAAGTCCCCGTCTCCGGCCGGCTTCTCCCAGCGCCGCAGCTACACCATGTGCCAGATCTCCGCCTCCAACGGCAAGCTGGAGTTCTTCCCCGAGGA CGACAGCGCGCTGTCCGTCCGGCGGGAGCAGCGGCGGGAGCAGTACCGCCAGGTCCGCGAGCACGTGCGCCGCGAGGACGGGCTCATGCAGGCCTGCGGCTGGAGCATCCCGCCCCGCTTCAAACAG GGAGGCTCTCTGCTGGAGCTCACGCAGGACGGGTCCATGAGGAGGCACCAG ATCGGTCCAAATGACAAAGAGGACAACCGCATGAAGAATGTCCCTGTTCCCGTTTACtgtcgccccctggtggagaagGAGCCGAACAGGAAG CTGTGGTGTGCAGCAGGGGTGGACTTGACCGGGTGGAAGACGGCCACGCAGGACAGCCTGCCCAGCGAAGCGGCGAAAACCTCATCCAACGGCACGGACCCTCTGACTGGAGAGGAGGATGGAGAGGAGAGCAAGAGCAATCACAGCTCCCCtgagaagaaaaaa cagaaggagcagcaggagctggaCTCCATGAGCAGCAGGGTGTGGATCCTCACCAGCACCTACTCGGCCAGCAAGGTGGTCATCATCGACGCCAACCAGCCTGGCTCGCTGGTTGACCAGTTCAACGTCTGCAATGCCCACGTGCTCTGCATCTCCAGTGTGCCCG CGGCCAGTGAGAGCGACTACCCGGCGGGGGAGATATTCCTGGAGCCGGGAGATGGGAGCTCGGAGGACCccgggggggtggagggcatGCTGGCGGGCATCACGCTGGTGGGCTGCGCCACCAACTGCAGCGTGGTCCGCAGCAACTGCTCGTCCCGAACGGACACGCCCGTGGGGGACAGGAGCCAGG GTCACGCGGCCCCTCTCCTCGGCGGGAAGGTGAACGCGGCGGCCCAGTCAGCCGAGGAGGCCACCGAGGCCACGGAGGTGTCGGAGCCGGCGCCCAGCGAGGAGGAGGCGtccgccccccccgggccctTCACCGAGCACGTCTTCACCGACCCCCAGCACCTCCCCGCGGGGGCGCCTGCGGACAG GGAGGCCGGACAGCCGAAGGAGGAGGCGAACCCCGCGGCCCCGGAAGCGGAGGACAGGGGGGAGGAGTCTGGAGCTGCCAGCAGCACGGCCCCCACCATGTGGCTGGGAGCCCAGAATGGCTG GCTGTATGTTCACTCTGCTGTTTCCAACTGGAGGAAGTGTCTGCATTCAATCAAACTGAAGGACTCTGTGCTCAGCCTTGT GCATGTGAAAGGGAGGGTCCTGGTGGCCTTGGCAGACGGCACACTGGCCATCTTTCACAGATCTGAAG ACGGGCAGTGGGATCTGAGTAACTACCACCTGATGGATCTGGGGCGACCCCACCACTCCATCCGCTGCATGGCGGTGGTGCACGACAAGGTGTGGTGCGGCTACAAGAACAAGGTGCACGTCATCCAGCCCAAGACCATGCAGATCGAG aaATCATTCGATGCGCACCCCCGGAAGGAGAGCCAGGTGCGTCAGCTGGCGTGGATCGGGGACGGCGTGTGGGTGTCCATCCGGCTGGACTCCACGCTCCGCCTCTACCACGCCCTCACCCACCAGCACCTGCAGGACGTGGACATCGAGCCCTACGTCAGCAAGATGCTCG GTACCGGAAAGCTGGGCTTCTCATTTGTGCGCATCACAGCGCTCCTGATTGGAGGAAACCGCCTGTGGGTGGGGACAGGGAACGGCGTGGTAATCTCCATCCCACTGACAGAGA CCGTAGTCCTGCATCGGGGACAGCTCCTGGGTTTGAGGG CCAATAAGGTTTCCCCGACCTCGTCAGGGGGCGTGATCCACGTGTACGCCAACGACAGCGCAGAGAAGACCAGCGGCAGCTTCATCCCCTACTGCTCCATGGCCCAAGCCCAGCTCTGTTTCCACGGCCACCGCGACGCTGTCAAGTTCTTTGTTTCTGTGCCAG